The DNA window TCCGCGTAGAATTACAGTCCATCTGGAGTCAAGACATGCACTTGCTCCTCTACATGCTTACGGGGATTGATTGATAGGATCGGAGTTCGTTGTTTATTCTTTCTAGCATAGGTAATAGACTCTGAATGTGGAGAAACCAATGATGGAAATGAAGGATGGGGTGTAGTCGACCATATCAGATCATAAGCGATGGAAGAATCAACTGTCTAATTGTCAAGCGGGAGCCACACCAGGGGGGTCATCTATCTCCAGCTCCTTCCCGTCCACCCTGATCTTGCACAGCTTGCTTCACGAACTGCCCACGGACCCGCGGCCGCTGATCAGCCAACCTCTTTCTACTCTGGTATCGCACCTGAAAATGGCAGACAGCCATCAGAAAGAAACCGGTCCTAACCAAAGCTTTCTCAAACACATCATACACAAACAAAGAAACAAAAATACAGAATCCTTTTTTCGTAGCCTATTTCAGGTACTCCATACATAAAATCTTGAGAGTAACATTTGATCAAATTTCTAAAAAGACAGATCCACAACACAGCCGTACCAAGTAAAAGAAGTTTCAGCTAGGGAACTTAGGCTCGTACGTAATGTCTCTGAGCATAGTATATTTTAATTATACTTACCTATTTGCTAGCTGTAGAAAACATAATGTTTATAATTCCTTTGAAACAACATGATGTACGTACGAGATTCTACTTAGTCAACCTTTGAAGCGAACTTTTTATGATACACTATTTGCTGGTTCAGGTGTGTTGGAAATGAGAAGGTCCTAAATCACTGCCTAAAGAAACATCAATTGAAAACAGGCTACCTTTTTCCCAAAGTCTCgatctttctttttctcccaaTATTTCATCAGTCGTGCTTCTCGTGGTGTAATGGCTGGGGCGAAGCGTTTCACATATGTGTCATTGCCGCTGCCACTTCCACTCCCATTGCCACCTCCAGGTCCACTTTTGTCAATGGCACCATTATCAATCTCCGTGTTTGTCCTTTCATCATTTGCAGCAGCCGTACTTGTGCCAGCGTTGCTTCCATTCTGCCCATTGGTTCCATTGTTACTGCCTGAGTTGCTCCCATTCACACCATAGTTGGCAGCTTGACCTTCAAGTGGAGGATCAAATACGCTGGAGGAACCACATTGCTGAGCTCCTGACCCACCATTCTCCCGTGGCACATCAAAATGGACATAAAGGATTGGACGAGGGTGTTGCACGAGGTTGCTCTGCACTTCACCAGGGTGACCATTCTTAGTTGCATTGTTGGCCATTTCATCAGCCTTCGCTTTTCCTGCTGCATTAGCTGGAACCGTCCAGTGCTGCACAGGATGAAACGCTGATGTGTGTGCATTAGCCTTAACAGCTGAGTGGGACATCACTCTCTCCTTATTTGTAGTAGGCTTTGTAGTGGAACCCATGTCATTGTTATTGCTACTGCCATTGGAGCCTTGTTTTATCGGAGCAGCATCTGAATTTGACTTCATGTTGTAAGTAGAGTCCGTTTTCATAGCCTCAGAGCTGTTATCATGCGGCGAAGAACTCCCGACAAATCCTGTCCCTCCTTGATTGGAAGCTACAGATGTATGGTACCTTGCAACAAAAGCAACAGTTAGGACGCAACGTACTGCTGCTTTCATAACTCAATAATGACACTGATATTATGTTTTGCACCTTGTGAATGCTGAGAGATCTGATCGTCTTAATATATTCCGTTGTTCATCTTGGCCTGTATTGGCACAACCTACAGATGATCTCGACCTCTTCAAACTCAACTCAAGTAATGGCAAAACATTGTCACGGTTCATATCTTTCCCTTCTGGCACTTTGGAAGAGCAATTAGGGGCATCTGCAGCTCTTGTTGCCTGGTGGGCATCCATGTTTTTGGCCATTGAACCAATTAGATCAGCAGCTTGAACAGTTGGCTCCTCTAAATTTTCTATCATTGATTCCTTTGAATTGTTTTCTGGTGGGTACTCACAACGTCCATCTGCTGGTTTGATGGGTCTCTCGTTTGGGGAAGATTGATGATCCATATTTAAATTTCTAGGGGCACCTATCTCCAAGTTCTTCCCCTCGTCTGAAAGCAATTGGCAACTTTAATCAACAATGGTCAAGAAGTTTATTTTGCAAAATTGCATGGTGAATCAGTTGAGCATACCATACCATTAGTGTCTTTTTGCTTCTTGAAGTTTCTGTTGGCTGTACCTGGTAGCAATCTGTTGCTACATATCTCCGATTTTGGGTGGATCACTTGTGCACAAGTGCTATCAGGTGGATCAGCTAACTGATCTGGAGACATATCCTGTGGACTGTCAATCTCCACAGCACGCTTAGTCCACGAGCTCTGCGCCTTTTAACAAATTGACAAGGAAACGAGTTAAAATGTGCCCATGCTGTTGATATAGCTACTCCACCTAGTGCTGCTGTTGTTGAACAATTTAGTCAGGAAAATTGTGTTTAATTGCCAGTTTACCGCTGGGATCTTTCACTGATACATAGGCTTAGACCCCACCAATCAGTGAGGTAGCTTAGTAAAGAAACAAAATAGGGTTAGCTTTGTGCAAAATAAACGAGAGTAATACATACATAGGCTTAGTCACAAAAGGGGAAAAATCGGTTCATCAACAATTATAGAAAGAGGAGTAGATCACTCCTATTCGTAATCAGTTAAAATGAAAATAGTACGATATCAAATCATGAAATACATTAGTGCTATCATACAACAGTCCATGCATGTTAAACAATTCAGGCCCAATATTTACTTCCTAGGATTTTAGTTACACACTTTGTTGAGTTGTTATCCAAATACTTTCTGGATCTAGTTATCATGCAGACATTTGCATACCGACCTACCGCTTTTCCCAAGAGTCTAGCATCTCAAATGCTTCACTATATGTACTTACCATTCTCTGATTGCCACCCAACCCCATCAGATCATTTAAATCCTGTCAACATGAAAACATCATAGTTTATCCTAATACACATATGTTCTTGCAAGATTTAACAAACAGCCGTGTAGCTTTAAATTTCCAAGAACTATAAATTTGAAAGTATACACTTCTTTCACCTCATAAAAGACCCACACACCACAACGCTATTGTTTTTCACAACCAAAGCTCTGTAGATTTGTTTTCCTGCTTATGAGGTATCCAATTATTAAAGGTTTGTCCAATGATTGTTTATCGTGTCCTGATTATTATTTGTAATAAAACCCCTTATCTCCTTATCATATCAGGTTATGATTGTGGTCCGATGGTAGGATATTCAAATAGACCTTATAGATGCAGTTTTGGACACAAGCTTTGATTCTTATTCTCTATCTGGCGTTGTAACTGAATCTAGATCGGCCTAATCTCAAATTCTAAGTGCCAGTTAAACACAAACAGCAAAGCCATCTGTATTATTCAAAGGTGAATTTGATTCTTCATATGACGTGTTTCAGTAAATCTAGAGTTTTCCAACTCTAATTCAAGGTCACAAATAACTAACAGAAACTATATGAAGCTTCATGTAAATTCTGTCAGAGAACCTTTGGTTTATCCAGTGCCCAGCATAGAGTTATTATGCTTTTGATTGACACATAATGAAATTTGATTTGTTGGACAACCAGATCAGAGAAATATTCGATGTTGACCTTAGTTCATTTTGTAAATACAGTACCAATCCCCTAACACTGTTAGTCAGTAATAACTGTGTTGTACATATGAGAATACTATAaacatttatattaaaaagcAACAGCGGTGCAAAAGAAATTCCATATATAGAAGCAAAAGGGGGAAGGGAAAGAGGTTAACCCAGCCAATTGGGAATTACAAGTTTAACAAGAGTTAAAGTTCAGTTAACGGATCCAAGTTCTAAAAATACAAATTTTTCCATTGTGTTTAGAAGTTACTGTATATATCACTCCCAAGTTACAAAATATTGTCATGCGAATCTGGAAACACATGGCACTGAAAACCAAAGTAGCAAGGGTGAAAATTTCAAACATGGCTGCTGCATGTACAAACTTGTGATGTCAAAATCATTGGCTGTGAATATGATAAAATCATTTGTTTCTGAACTAAACAATTCATTTTGAAGTTTTGCACAGCAACATATTTCTAAATGGATATCAAAATCACTGGCTGTACATACGATAAAAATCATTTGTTTCTGAACCAAACAATTCATTTTCAAGTTTTGCACAGCCATGTTTTCTAATGGATATCAAAACTGATTGGCTGTACATATGGAAAAAATCATATGTTTCTGAACTAACAATTTATTTTCAAGTTTTGCATGGCCACATATTTCTAAATGAATTCTGGACCAAGAACTGGTTATATTGAGTGATTGTTACTATCTAAACAAACTAGACTAACATATACATGTATAGCATACAAGGGGCACTTACAGTCATCATACTTTTTTGGCCTAAAAATAGAATACATGCAAGATGAACTTAAGTGTGGTAGGTGCAATTAAACCAAATCACAAGGATTCTCTAGTTTGTGTGCAAACTTTTAGAACTGCATGCAGATCCGGGTGAAATCAATGCTTAGCAGTGGCAGGAATACATCGTCTAATTCTGTGGTTCTAAATGGTAATTAAATGTAGCTACTACGTGAAATGACCTCAAATACATTTCATTTGGTGATTATAGACAAGTTCAGTCAAAAAAGTTTCTTGTATTCTAAGTTATACTCTGTTCATACTTTGGATAACATGATAACATCAGCTAGTAATAAGATTTATAGAGAAGAGAAAAAGCATCAAATCTCATACTTGAGTGCCACTGCCATTATCACTGCCATCCCTTGCATTAAGTCCCATGCTTGCATCATCATCGTGATCGTTTTCGTTGCTACCAATGTTGTTATCGGATTCATCACCGCCTTTTGATTTGGCACACTTCTGTGTCTGAATGCCACTTTCGCTTCCACTGCCACTGGACTGAGTTCCAAAACAGGTAATTCTAGCTTAGAGTAACCATACATCAGAGAACCAGAAATAAAGTCGAAGCATTAGAATAAAACTTGAAACTGAAGTAGCAAATTAGTACTTGATGGACTTTCAAGAAAATATAATATGTAAATATTGATTGATTTTCTAGAAAATGTAATATGTAAACCAGACCGCTAATGACTTACACTCTGGCACCGTCTCCACACATGCTGCCAAAGGTTCTTAAGTTCATTCTTACGTATAGGCTTGACTAAAAAGTCAACGGCACCTTTTGACAAACATTTAAAGACAGTATCCATGGCATCATTCGAAGACATCACTGCACACAAACCACATCAGTGTAGCAGCTAAAAACATTGGAACTAAATAAATGCTGAAAGCAACGTTCTGTTCATTATAACAATTGCACTATAGAGTTGAGGAGAGTTACTCACTAATCACTGGAATATTCTTGCAAATACTGTGGCTCATGATCCTACTCAGCAGAGATATTCCAGATATACCAGGCATAAAAACCTCAGCCAAAACAAAATCTATGTTGTTTTGCATGTCTTCAAGATAACTCCATGCTTGCTGGCCATTTTCGGCGGGGATAACTGAAAAATTGAATAGAATAActcaatttttgaagaacatCAACAGTCGGTCAATGACCACAACTAAAAGATATTATATGTGCAAAACATCACTTAGGTGCAATTAGCTCCAAACTCAAAACAACAAAGTCAAACAAACATAACAATCACCAACATGGCTTATAGGTTGATGCTTAGATCTTGTTTCCATATCGCCTTATACACTTATATTATTTCTCTACATGCAGTTGAAATAGTAGTTTAGTGGTTCGTGAGCACAGCTGAACTCAGGTAGACCAAGGATAATCAATCTCACCTCTAATGAAGACTATTGCAATGCCTTAAGTGATCAACCAAGATTAGAACTTTAAAAAATTCAAGCTTGAAACGACCATCTTGGTATCCTAAGTGACCAAATGAACTAAAATTGTTTGCAAGGTTTTTCCTTTTAAGAAGGTGCAAGAGAACTGTGGATGTGGTATGTAATGTTGCACAAAGAAATGATTTAATTTATGCAAACATCAACTGTACATACTGAATAATTTGTTTCCATGATTACAATCAACTTTATCCATTTAAGTCTATATTATAACATCATTATTTTGAGAATTGTTGGTTCGAACGATAGACCAACTAGATAGCCGCCTTGTTCAACAATCCAACTTTAACAATTTTGGAATTATGAAGTTAGGTTTTCATAAAGAAGGATTTCTCCTACCAAACTACTCCGGGCTAGAAGGTCAAGTGTAGAGTATATAGGGCACTCATCCTAGTCGAAATGATGGATTTTATTGCACAACAACAAGTGTCCACACTGCTAGCCATCTGCTGCTTGTCAGCTGGTGCTTTTTGTAAGAGAAGCTGTAGACTCTCTTCTTTTACATCACCTTCCTCCTTCCAACAATTGAAATTGAAGAAAATTATTAAGCCATTACTTAAAAGTACAATAATTCTATATGTAGTAACAATACATCATAGTATATTCATAGATTCGGTCAGTAAGAAATACTCCTTTGTATCACAATTTATATATGTCCATAGCCTTGATAGCATCTTTCACAAGTCTTGCTTTTGGAGGATAAACAACCCATGTAGAGCATTGTTTGTGTGTTTCAAGGGATAGACACCTAACAATAGGTTGATTCATTACTTTTTTTATCAACGTTGAGTTTCCTTAGTCTATGCACAATAGTAAATGTATACTGTAAAATGAAGGAAGTATGAATGTACTAGGAAAAAATAAATAAAGTAAGGAGTTCTACTATGTTGTCGGTCCAGTTTCTTATTCACAAACATCCAGAAACAAGGCGATGCCTAACACTACTGTACCGTTCCACTACCTTTGACTAAGGGCTTGTTTGGATGTGCTAAAGTTggatgctaaactttagcacataTTAACACTCTTATCTTTGCTAAAGTTTTTGAGTTTTAGCTAAAGTTTAGTCCACCCAATTAGCACTCCTATTTTGATAGACTAGTGCTAAATTTTAGTACTTTTAGACATAagcacttggatccaaacacctccTAAACATGCTAGTGCTCCCCAGCAGCTATATACACTAAATGTGAAAGAAATGTACGAAGAGAATATGGGAAAGCAATTAATATGCCACATGCAACCCCACATCATCatgggggaaaaaaagaaagtcCAGATGCTTGTTGGACCACGTGCATGCATGCCAGGCAATTGGTTAGCAAGTGAGTGACTATTTGTTAGCAATAATAAACCAGCGCATGTATTGAATTATGGTCATGTTTCATggatcatatatatatatggagaTATCAAGGGTTTAGGGTGATGGTGCTTAAACCCTAAACCTTAACAACAGTGTTGAAAGATGCTTGGAACATGGTGTTGGACTTGACCCTCTTCAAGACTTTGTTGAGACCGTTATCTAATATGTGCCATCAAGAGCTAGCTCTTGTATACCTAAACTGTTTCTCACTGTGTGTGATGGTGCACTTTGGAGATACCAAGTGCTACTCCATAATTGGGTAGTTATAAAAGCAGTTCTTTTTATAATTCATATGGCTTCTGGACTCTCACATTTGTTTGTTAGTTGGCTATGGGGAATTAGAAAGGACTTGAAACAACTAGTCAGTTGGGGGGTGGCTGCTACGAGTTGGTCACTATGGCTATGTAGGACTGATGTTGTTTTtgacaagaaaaaaaaaattctcTTGACTATTTACTTGCTTACCCACTGGCTCCATGTCTAAGCTATCCTTTACAATAATCCTGGTTCACAAGATTTTGTTATAGCAGCATGTCAGCACTTGGAGCAGGTGGTTAGGGAGAGTTTAATCCAGGAGCATAGGTAGCGACCTAGTCTTCAAATTGATGATCCCTAGCAATTTCTTTTGTATCTACTTAAAACTTTTGGTGCACGTGTTTCATGGATTGTGTATCCTAGTTATGCAAAGGCCGGGGCGATTTCAAATGGTTGTATCACCTTGATGCGGTTGGCTTGATTTCAACATAAACTTCCTTTgtgtaaaaataaaaaaatttaaatttataaTGAAATATGGAATGGGATATTGGTGCAAAAAGATGGAATATTCACATCCCAAAAACGAGGGGCGGATTTAGGCATAGAGCCACGGCCCTAGGCGTGGCCCAAAATCCCTCTTATGGCCCCTTTAATTTTTCATGGCCCAAGCAAGTAGTTTCTCCATGTGATGGCCCGAGCTGTGTGGCCCAGTACAACCTTCTGTCACTCTTCGCAGCCCACCAAGAGGCACTCATCGGCTTTACTCGCGTCGAAACCAAGAAGCTGCTAGCAATGATCCTCATGTTATACTGACATTGTTGCTGCTCCTAATCTATGCGTACCAACCGAGAAAATGGATCCAAACACTAGGACTCCATGAGATGGCCCGAGCTGCTAGCAATGATCCTCATGTTATATTTTGAAGGGTCCATGCCAATCAAAAGGCCATAACTATCTAGTAAGAAAAGATGTGCAATCGTAATAAATCTTTTCATGATGTCTGGTTGGGACTAACTAAATTGACCTCGAATTGAGAATACTCTAGATCGTACCCCCTCCATTATCCCAGATTATTAAGCCAATGCTTGCGATGGATCGGCCACTAGGCCATTGTTGGGATTAGTCCCTACTTTAAGTAAAAGCAGAGCTTTTCAAGTAACTGATAGAGGGGGCCAGAACGAAGGATGAATAATTGGGATGAAACAAACAAACCTTCATACATGCAGTGACGAAGCAGGGCACTGACCACCTGCCTAGTTGAATCATCACTCTCCACGAGCAAGACTCTGATAGTCTTCTTCTGGAGGAAGCGCTCCCAGCAGACCTGCTGCTGGTGGTTTTCCATGTCACTTCCCTGCTGCGGACCAGCGGTTGGCCCGCTGAGCAGGCCATCCGGCCGGTCACTGCTCCTCAAGTCGTCCTCCCCATAGCCTCCAGCCACACCCACGGCGCCGTTCCCAAGCAGTCTGGCATCTCTGAGGGAAGGTCCGTCCACGCCCGGTTGCTGACGGGCACCTCCCATCAGCCAGACTCGAAGAGGTAGACGAAAGCGGCGGGATTGATCCGAGGCAGGTCTTGGGTTAATGAATTGATCGTTGGGCACATGTTACGCTTGCATCCAACAGCTGAGAAATCCACTGCGCGCAAACAAGAAATCCTATGTTGAGGAGACGGATCATGAGAAGAAGATAGGTTAGTTCAGAGAATTGAACGAGCAAGCATGATCCATGAGCCATCTGCTAGTGTGATATATTTTGCTACAGACACGTTCTAAAAAAAATATGTTGCTGCAAGTGACAAGGCAATGCATGCTCAGCTCGTGCAGAGTGGGATACAGATTTGCCCTAGCTCCTAGTCCTAGCTACAACGATCTCCAAGAATTGAACACGGACGGAGCAGCCAGCATACCTTTGTAGTGTACCTCGATTAGAGGAGAGGAGGTGTCGTAGGGGCAGCGGCTGAGTCAGGAAACGGAGGGCGGAGGAGAAGGCAGTAGCATGGCGGCCGGaggcggaggtggtggcggaggaggagaagggggtCGTGTCGTTGGGAGGCGGAGCagaagagatagatattgggaGTGGGGCGATGACGTGGAGCAACCGGAGGTGGGCAGCAGCGGTGGTGGCCCACCCCGAGATCCGACGAAATCAAAATCCGCGCGCCTCCCTGAGATCCGCGAGCAGATCACCCCAAGTGGCCTCCTAGGCCCGCCTTCCGGCCACACCGCTCCGTCCAGCTCGGCCTGCCGCTGGGCCAAGCCATCCCATCCCGCTGGGCAGCGGCGAGAAAGCAGAAGGAAAAAAAGGAGCGTTGTGACTGATTGAGTGCCTATACATGGCCATTCCTTCAACCCTCCGTGGAAAATGATTTAGCTCGTATCCGCTAGTAACCGGTCAGTATTTTTTTTCATTTACTAGCAAATTCTATTATACGTGTGTGTCCATATAGTACCTAAACGAAAGGTCTCTTTTGATCATACTGGTTTTGGAAAATCAACGTTGTTGTGGATAACAGCGAGTAATCACGAATAAAAGATAAGAGATAATGCTCCATTCAGTAAAATAACAGTATCTTTTGtcgtttcttttcttttcttcctcgaCTGATCGAGTCGAGGGAAAGGGAAGGAGGAGCGGTAAAAAAGCAAAGGAATAATTATGCCTCCTCCTATTATTTGTGCTCCACCTTCCCCCATACTTTGTGGCCACAAAGGTGTACCTATAAAGAGCCAACCACAATCCAGATGTATATTCGGGGTACCCTACCATGCATGCATCTCTCCATCCATCCATCTGTGCAAACTGCATCTTCCAGACAGTAGCACACTAGTAGCAAGAGAGCTAAAGTGGTCTGATGCCCATGTACAGCCACACAAGAAAGCCCATCTTTtcaaacaaaaacaaaacacAAAGAGAGAGAGCAGAGAGAGGATGAAACAAGGACCCCAATGCAAAGACCTATACTATATTTAATGAATGGTTGAATGGCCATGGATGAAGACATCACTCGTAGCTTATCGATCATTTGATGATTTATCTGGTTTAATTTGCATCGATCTCCATCCAGGCCAAAACACACGAATTGCGGTCAACCACGCGCACGACGACTGTTAGGCTGGGCTGGGCAGTTGAACGCCACTTGGTGGTGAATAGCCTGCAGGGACTGAGCCATGGCTGCAGGACAATGCTGCGTGCCATCAGAGGAGATTCTGCAGGCATCATCCTGCTTTCTCTTATCCTTTGCTTGGTGTGGCTGAGGAGCCGTGCTTTTGCGTGCCTTCCTTTGCATCTTCTTTTGCTTTGTCTTGTGTGGCTGCAGGTGAATCCTTTTTCCCTCCTCATGCTTTATCTCCCTTCCTCGTAGTCCTAGTAGTGCTTGCTTTGGCCTTCAGTTTGGACTTGGGGCAGAGAGCAACAGCCCATCCTCCGTATTGATTCTTCATGGCCTTTTCTCAGCTTGCTTCACATGGCGCTCGAGACCCAGAGTGCAATGTTTTCACATTTCTGTTTAATATTTCTTTCCACCTCTCCCCTGATTAAAATATGCAATCTTTCTTTCAAATAAAATGCAAAAGGTATATTTTACAAATGCAGCAGGAGGACAAGAAAACTTGCTTCTTCTGATCTGATGTATACAGTTGCAATCCGAACTATGTTCAAAAAGATATCAGAAAGAGATCTAGCTGAGTTTCCTAAACTCTGGGGAAGAAATTACACTTTCAACAACAAGGCAACCAAGAAAATGCAATTTATGGTTTTTTTTCACACCTAAATGGAATACCTATGCGATGATGGTTTTGAACATCTGAATTACCAACCAACTTGTGTAGAAAAAAAAACATTTGACACTATTCCACATATTGAACTGATCTGGAAAAGGTGACAAAGCATGCACAGTTAACTTGTATAGAAGAAACTACTCACAGACACCCACTGCTATTTCTTCTTTTTAAAAAGAATGACGCCAGGTGATTAAGATTTTTTTAAAACATCTTTTCTCATTTGCTCAATATGACAACAATATTAGGTAGTTTTTCTCTCAAATACACACTTGGCAATAGTACTAAAATGCACTGATGATTGCATATATAGAAATGTTCTCCGGCTCTCAGCTTTTTTTATCAAGGATCAATGTCAcgaatatatttttcatgggcCATTCTGTTCCTATTTTTCAATCTTTAGCAGGTTCATCCAAAGAACCAAAATGGCTTTTTACCATAATCAGGAAGCAGGGAGGCATTTCTACAGGTAACTTTGGTGACAGGATGAGCCGGAGAACATGCACATCAATTTCACCTGTGCCAACCAGGCTTCAATTTTCAGTATACGGAAAAACATGTGGCTCACAAGGAATTCCAAGGCTGCccgaaaccagcggatatgggATCTGGTTTGTTGTGAGCAAGGATTTCGACTCTGTTTCCCGTAACAATATGCACTGATGGCATGGGTAAAGAGCCAAATAATCTCGCGACTTGCGCTGACCAAAGTCCATGCACAAGGCTTTAATAATGATTAATGAGCATATGCGAGTTTTGCCATCTTTGGAATTGCCATAAAAATCCTAGAATCCCTTACATTTGGGGAGGAGGGAGTAGTGTGTTTATCATAAAGATTGGAAATGAAGGAATATCAAGTCTCCAATTAATGTGAGTTGCTTCATAAGCATACTAGAAAAAAATACATGGATCCTGAAACTAAAACCTCACATTCATATCTTTTACTTTTATCAAAATTGACTGATATTAACCTATCTTAAAATTTTTATCAAAGTTGACTGATATTAACCTCAGATTCATATCTTAAATTTTTTATCGAAGTTGACTGATATTAACCCCACATTCATATCTTAAAATTTTTATCGAAATTCTAATATCTGTTGGGATGACTCAATATGTCAGCTCTTTTGTACAAAGTCATGTGGCTACACCCACATGTGGCCCCTGCATCAAGAGTCGGATCCCTTAAAATTTTAATAAAATTGACTAGAATTTGTTGGATGTGACTTAGTATTACACTCATCAGTTCTTTTATGTGAAGTCGTGTGGCTAGGCCCACATATAGTCTCCATGTAAAGAGTCGGATCCTGAAACATTCACACATAACATATTTAAGAAAATTGATTGAAATTTATTGGATATGACTTCAAATGATAATTAGTTCTTTGTGGAAAGTCGTGTAACTAGATAAGGAGACTTATTTATAAGACGTACTATTgatccaacaaaattggtttttgTTTTAGCAGCTCCAGCTGTTTCATAGGAAGGGGCAAAGCCTTCTTTTGGATTGCGGGCTGATATTTGTGTAGTCAGGATAAAACAGGCCAGACCAAAGCCTTTCACGTGGCGCTTATTTTAGCACAAACCCACAGAAAATTAATGGGAAAGCCTGCTGCACTAGACACAAAGTAGACAGCCCAGAGTAAATACAAAACGGACCTAATGGAAAAGAAATCAGGCTACTCGACTCTCATGGTGTCAGAAATGAAAATTAACATTGCTAGTTGCTGTCTCACGGATCGACCACCACAGTGGCCAGTGGAATCAAGCAAATCACTTTTCTAGTAATTCTATTTTCTAGAAGAATAATATTGTGTGGACTATTTTTGTGTGTACTAAGGGACTTATATATGGACCTGCAGCCTATGTGTGCCAACTGATTGCACATGAACACATTTAGTGAAGATTAATTATGTAGTACCAAAAAGACAGTACCATGTGTACCACATACCAACAGTGTTACTTATATATTCCAACCATGATGAACTCTCTCTAGAACTTCCAACCTAGTTGTAATTCGGGTTAACGCAATTTCGCCAATTCAATCACCATTGACTAGCTGCTTGTATATAATGAGTGTTAGGATTGAGAAGCATCAGGAAATATGTTGGCACCAAATAT is part of the Panicum hallii strain FIL2 chromosome 2, PHallii_v3.1, whole genome shotgun sequence genome and encodes:
- the LOC112880422 gene encoding two-component response regulator-like PRR37 isoform X2, with protein sequence MGGARQQPGVDGPSLRDARLLGNGAVGVAGGYGEDDLRSSDRPDGLLSGPTAGPQQGSDMENHQQQVCWERFLQKKTIRVLLVESDDSTRQVVSALLRHCMYEVIPAENGQQAWSYLEDMQNNIDFVLAEVFMPGISGISLLSRIMSHSICKNIPVIMMSSNDAMDTVFKCLSKGAVDFLVKPIRKNELKNLWQHVWRRCQSSSGSGSESGIQTQKCAKSKGGDESDNNIGSNENDHDDDASMGLNARDGSDNGSGTQAQSSWTKRAVEIDSPQDMSPDQLADPPDSTCAQVIHPKSEICSNRLLPGTANRNFKKQKDTNDEGKNLEIGAPRNLNMDHQSSPNERPIKPADGRCEYPPENNSKESMIENLEEPTVQAADLIGSMAKNMDAHQATRAADAPNCSSKVPEGKDMNRDNVLPLLELSLKRSRSSVGCANTGQDEQRNILRRSDLSAFTRYHTSVASNQGGTGFVGSSSPHDNSSEAMKTDSTYNMKSNSDAAPIKQGSNGSSNNNDMGSTTKPTTNKERVMSHSAVKANAHTSAFHPVQHWTVPANAAGKAKADEMANNATKNGHPGEVQSNLVQHPRPILYVHFDVPRENGGSGAQQCGSSSVFDPPLEGQAANYGVNGSNSGSNNGTNGQNGSNAGTSTAAANDERTNTEIDNGAIDKSGPGGGNGSGSGSGNDTYVKRFAPAITPREARLMKYWEKKKDRDFGKKVRYQSRKRLADQRPRVRGQFVKQAVQDQGGREGAGDR
- the LOC112880422 gene encoding two-component response regulator-like PRR37 isoform X1, whose translation is MGGARQQPGVDGPSLRDARLLGNGAVGVAGGYGEDDLRSSDRPDGLLSGPTAGPQQGSDMENHQQQVCWERFLQKKTIRVLLVESDDSTRQVVSALLRHCMYEVIPAENGQQAWSYLEDMQNNIDFVLAEVFMPGISGISLLSRIMSHSICKNIPVIMMSSNDAMDTVFKCLSKGAVDFLVKPIRKNELKNLWQHVWRRCQSSSGSGSESGIQTQKCAKSKGGDESDNNIGSNENDHDDDASMGLNARDGSDNGSGTQDLNDLMGLGGNQRMAQSSWTKRAVEIDSPQDMSPDQLADPPDSTCAQVIHPKSEICSNRLLPGTANRNFKKQKDTNDEGKNLEIGAPRNLNMDHQSSPNERPIKPADGRCEYPPENNSKESMIENLEEPTVQAADLIGSMAKNMDAHQATRAADAPNCSSKVPEGKDMNRDNVLPLLELSLKRSRSSVGCANTGQDEQRNILRRSDLSAFTRYHTSVASNQGGTGFVGSSSPHDNSSEAMKTDSTYNMKSNSDAAPIKQGSNGSSNNNDMGSTTKPTTNKERVMSHSAVKANAHTSAFHPVQHWTVPANAAGKAKADEMANNATKNGHPGEVQSNLVQHPRPILYVHFDVPRENGGSGAQQCGSSSVFDPPLEGQAANYGVNGSNSGSNNGTNGQNGSNAGTSTAAANDERTNTEIDNGAIDKSGPGGGNGSGSGSGNDTYVKRFAPAITPREARLMKYWEKKKDRDFGKKVRYQSRKRLADQRPRVRGQFVKQAVQDQGGREGAGDR
- the LOC112880422 gene encoding two-component response regulator-like PRR37 isoform X3 — translated: MACSAGQPLVRSREVTWKTTSSRSAGSASSRRRLSESCSWRVMIQLGRWSVPCFVTAFIPAENGQQAWSYLEDMQNNIDFVLAEVFMPGISGISLLSRIMSHSICKNIPVIMMSSNDAMDTVFKCLSKGAVDFLVKPIRKNELKNLWQHVWRRCQSSSGSGSESGIQTQKCAKSKGGDESDNNIGSNENDHDDDASMGLNARDGSDNGSGTQDLNDLMGLGGNQRMAQSSWTKRAVEIDSPQDMSPDQLADPPDSTCAQVIHPKSEICSNRLLPGTANRNFKKQKDTNDEGKNLEIGAPRNLNMDHQSSPNERPIKPADGRCEYPPENNSKESMIENLEEPTVQAADLIGSMAKNMDAHQATRAADAPNCSSKVPEGKDMNRDNVLPLLELSLKRSRSSVGCANTGQDEQRNILRRSDLSAFTRYHTSVASNQGGTGFVGSSSPHDNSSEAMKTDSTYNMKSNSDAAPIKQGSNGSSNNNDMGSTTKPTTNKERVMSHSAVKANAHTSAFHPVQHWTVPANAAGKAKADEMANNATKNGHPGEVQSNLVQHPRPILYVHFDVPRENGGSGAQQCGSSSVFDPPLEGQAANYGVNGSNSGSNNGTNGQNGSNAGTSTAAANDERTNTEIDNGAIDKSGPGGGNGSGSGSGNDTYVKRFAPAITPREARLMKYWEKKKDRDFGKKVRYQSRKRLADQRPRVRGQFVKQAVQDQGGREGAGDR